A window of the Henckelia pumila isolate YLH828 chromosome 3, ASM3356847v2, whole genome shotgun sequence genome harbors these coding sequences:
- the LOC140887506 gene encoding U-box domain-containing protein 16, with protein sequence MVIHMSQDNFPARKRRPSAGAFVSPGYSDQKLLTSLFLLSQEISSLEPLKFLLNNTSASFIRKARLISIVFQDLLISDHSILSPSAALCFEELFILLHRIKILLEDCSTSSSTWLLTQIHSISNSFHQLLAEFSTLLDIFPSKEMKLNDDVQELLDFIKNHCSQQPSDSDAEQLRARVLKMLENIKKEIVPDPRELSEIFKALDMNDSTSCSNEIENLEDEVQNQKDDKSKADVVALIGLVRYAKCVLYGASTPRKSRMRRQATGEVNIPADFRCPISLDLMRDPVVVSTGQTYDRASICQWIESGHDTCPKTGQALAHTQLTPNLALKNLISMWCRDQRIPFESTENFNGNKTALEAVKMTVSFLVNNLTASQTAESVNRVVHELRVLAKTDSDSRSCIAEAGALPLLVMLLGSENPSLQVNAVTTILNLSILEANKIRIMETDGVLNGVIEVLRSGATWEAKGNAAATIFSLTGVHAHRKKLGKKTRIVKALLDLARLGPTSPKRDAMMAILNLAADREAVGKLIEGGVVDIMGAELTEESLSEEAVAVLEVVMKRGGLLAVAAAYNGNLVKRLTTVLREGSDRAEESAAATLVIICRRGGSEMVAEVAAISGIERVVWEIMGNGTGRGRRKAATLLRILRRWAAGLVGEQLNNNQQHHSTTVDTNLTRIVLPA encoded by the coding sequence ATGGTGATCCATATGTCGCAGGATAATTTCCCGGCCAGAAAACGGCGGCCCTCGGCGGGGGCGTTTGTGTCTCCCGGTTATTCCGATCAAAAGCTACTCACCTCCCTCTTTCTTCTGTCTCAGGAAATCTCATCCCTTGAGCCCCTCAAATTCCTCCTCAACAACACCTCTGCCTCCTTCATCAGAAAAGCTCGCCTCATTTCCATCGTTTTCCAGGACCTCCTCATCTCCGACCATAGTATTCTTTCGCCTTCTGCCGCTTTGTGCTTCGAGGAACTCTTTATCCTTCTGCACCGGATTAAAATCTTGCTCGAGGACTGCTCCACCTCCAGCTCCACCTGGCTTCTCACCCAAATTCACTCCATTTCCAATTCTTTTCATCAGTTGCTCGCCGAATTCTCCACGCTTCTCGACATTTTCCCTTCCAAAGAGATGAAATTGAACGATGACGTCCAAGAACTGCTCGATTTTATCAAAAACCACTGTTCCCAACAACCTTCAGACTCCGACGCTGAACAACTCAGAGCCCGGGTTCTCAAAATGCTGGAAAATATCAAAAAAGAGATCGTTCCCGATCCCCGAGAGCTCTCCGAGATTTTCAAAGCATTAGACATGAACGACTCCACCAGTTGCAGCAACGAAATCGAGAACCTCGAGGATGAAGTTCAGAATCAGAAAGACGACAAGTCCAAGGCGGACGTCGTCGCGTTGATAGGACTCGTACGCTACGCAAAGTGCGTGCTGTACGGCGCTTCCACGCCGAGGAAGAGCCGTATGCGGCGGCAGGCGACGGGCGAGGTGAATATCCCGGCGGATTTCCGGTGCCCGATCTCTCTGGATTTGATGAGGGATCCGGTGGTGGTGTCCACAGGCCAGACTTACGATAGGGCGTCGATATGCCAGTGGATCGAATCAGGACACGACACGTGTCCGAAGACAGGTCAGGCCCTCGCCCACACCCAGCTCACACCCAATTTGGCGTTGAAGAACTTGATATCGATGTGGTGCCGGGACCAGAGGATTCCGTTCGAGTCAACGGAGAATTTTAACGGCAACAAAACCGCGTTGGAGGCGGTGAAGATGACAGTTTCCTTTCTGGTCAACAACTTAACGGCGTCACAGACGGCGGAGTCAGTCAATCGCGTGGTTCACGAGTTGCGTGTGTTGGCCAAGACCGACTCGGACAGTCGGTCGTGCATTGCCGAGGCTGGAGCCCTCCCTCTCCTTGTCATGCTGTTAGGCTCGGAGAATCCTAGCCTGCAAGTCAACGCGGTCACTACCATCCTCAACCTCTCTATACTGGAGGCCAACAAAATAAGGATCATGGAGACCGACGGAGTCCTCAACGGCGTGATAGAGGTGTTGAGGTCTGGTGCCACTTGGGAGGCCAAGGGGAATGCGGCGGCGACCATTTTCAGCTTGACCGGTGTGCATGCTCATCGGAAGAAGCTGGGGAAGAAGACGAGGATTGTTAAGGCCCTGCTCGATTTGGCCAGATTGGGTCCCACTTCTCCCAAGAGGGATGCCATGATGGCCATCTTGAATTTGGCGGCAGATAGGGAGGCGGTTGGCAAGTTGATCGAGGGAGGTGTGGTGGATATAATGGGAGCAGAGCTTACGGAGGAGTCGTTGTCCGAAGAGGCGGTGGCGGTGCTGGAGGTGGTGATGAAGAGGGGCGGATTGCTGGCAGTTGCCGCCGCTTACAATGGAAACTTGGTGAAGAGGTTGACGACGGTGTTGAGAGAAGGGTCGGACAGAGCTGAAGAAAGCGCGGCCGCCACACTTGTGATCATTTGCAGGAGAGGGGGGTCGGAGATGGTGGCCGAGGTGGCGGCCATATCGGGAATTGAGAGGGTGGTTTGGGAAATAATGGGGAATGGAACGGGGCGAGGAAGAAGAAAGGCAGCTACTTTGTTGAGGATTCTACGGCGGTGGGCGGCTGGACTCGTGGGAGAACAACTCAACAACAATCAACAACACCACTCTACAACTGTGGATACCAATTTGACAAGGATAGTGTTGCCagcataa
- the LOC140893188 gene encoding transcription repressor OFP1 yields MHDLIELNNFSAGMGNYRFKLSDLIPNSWLHKLRQMSKTRNRKLHSTSPSSSSEPKRKSYYLTKTTSSSHQEPPRKSSRRRRRRRRRSTKRRFVSSAGCSCRATLESVNSSNTLLSTSTPTNSTSIMTEYGSDRGLTTPDDTFDGMEITNGNDERPPSGFDIVSPKDHHRLPPIITSKQEPTKGSMSVKVVMKEDILTCNTYKDRPIRRYSPNSPRISRKSVSSNSSSEISTTFAVMKFSKDPGRDFRESMVEMIVVNNIRASTDLENLLACYLSLNSTEYHHLIINVFKQIWFDFLHK; encoded by the coding sequence ATGCATGATTTGATAGAGCTTAATAATTTTTCTGCAGGTATGGGTAATTACAGATTCAAATTATCAGACCTGATACCAAATTCCTGGCTTCACAAGCTGAGACAGATGAGCAAAACAAGAAACAGAAAGCTGCACAGTACAtcaccatcatcatcatcagaaCCCAAAAGGAAATCCTATTACCTCACGAAAACAACTTCTTCTTCACACCAAGAACCGCCGAGAAAGTCgtccagaagaagaagaagaagaagaagaagaagcaccAAGAGGAGGTTCGTTTCTTCGGCCGGTTGCAGCTGCCGTGCCACTCTAGAATCAGTAAACTCCTCAAATACCCTTCTCAGTACTAGTACTCCAACTAATTCCACCTCCATAATGACGGAATACGGCTCAGATCGTGGCTTGACGACCCCCGACGACACATTCGACGGCATGGAAATTACCAACGGCAACGATGAGAGACCACCCTCCGGATTCGATATAGTTTCGCCGAAGGATCATCATCGTCTCCCTCCAATCATCACCAGCAAACAAGAGCCGACCAAAGGGTCCATGTCTGTTAAGGTTGTCATGAAAGAAGACATTTTAACGTGCAATACCTACAAAGATCGTCCAATCCGACGATATTCACCTAATTCTCCGCGAATCAGCAGGAAGAGCGTGAGTTCGAATTCAAGTTCGGAGATCAGTACTACTTTTGCTGTGATGAAATTCTCGAAAGATCCCGGGAGAGATTTCAGGGAATCAATGGTGGAGATGATCGTCGTGAATAACATTAGAGCATCCACCGATTTGGAAAACCTTCTTGCTTGCTATCTGTCGTTGAATTCTACCGAATATCATCATCTCATCATCAATGTCTTCAAGCAAATTTGGTTTGATTTTCTCCAcaagtaa